In the Arachis ipaensis cultivar K30076 chromosome B10, Araip1.1, whole genome shotgun sequence genome, one interval contains:
- the LOC107623507 gene encoding protein QUIRKY encodes MGTVRKLIVEVVDARNLLPKDGHGTSSPYVVIDFYGQRRKTHTVLRDLNPVWNETLSFNVGTPSDIFGDVLELDVYHDKNHGPTRRNNSLGRLKLSSTQFVKKGEEALIYYALEKKYLLSMIQGEIGLKIYYVDEEVPPQLPPEQKEPPLPPPPPSQESETKPPAEPEKVEEQPKVEADAKPECDEAKEETTENGNAEEKADPEVEKPPESVHEEPEPNGSVDQVDPGVPEIPAQPPLNVDVMAASVSRSSSEVRFSGMNAPQPIRRVASTASFTSEASSSDSVLIERSTFDLVEKMHYLFVHVVKARYLPTNGNPVVKIAVSGNQVMSRPARKTTLFEWNQAFAFSRDAPDSSPILEVSVWDPAISDGRSLLGGVCFDVTEIPVRDPPDSPLAPQWYRLEGGGAQHGDLMLATWLGTQADESFADAWKSDTHGHVNSRAKVYQSPKLWYLRATVLEAQDIMPLTSSKEVSFQVKAQLGFQVLKSKASVARNGTALWNEDLLFVAAEPVSGDLVFTLEIRQPKAPVTMGILMIPLASIERRVDDRNVASRWFTFEDPNEEKSSYKGRVHLRLCFDGGYHVMDESAHVCSDFRPTARQLWKPAVGTVELGIIGCKNLIPMKTVNGKSSTDGYCVAKYGNKWVRTRTVSDTLEPKWNEQYTWKVYDPCTVLTIGVFDSWGVFEVDSPKESTRPDFRIGKVRIRISTLQTGRVYRNTYPLLVLTHAGLKKMGEIEIAIRFIRTTQRLDFLHVYSQPMLPLMHHIKPLGVVQQEVLRNTAVKMVAMHLSRSEPPLRKEVVYYMLDADSHNFSMRKVRANWYRIINVVAGVIDIVRWIDDTRGWKNPTATILVHALLVMLVWFPDLIIPTFLFYVFVIGAWNYRFRSRDPLPHFDPKISLAEVVDREELDEEFDAVPSSGSSEMVRARYDKLRTLGARVQTVLGDFATQGERVQALVTWRDPRATGMFVLLCLVVALILYLVPSKMVAMAAGFYYLRHPIFRDRSPSPALNFFRRLPSLSDRIM; translated from the coding sequence ATGGGAACCGTTCGGAAACTCATTGTGGAAGTTGTAGATGCTCGCAACCTCTTGCCCAAGGATGGCCACGGAACTTCCAGCCCCTACGTCGTTATCGATTTCTATGGCCAGCGGAGGAAGACGCACACCGTGCTTCGCGACCTCAACCCTGTCTGGAACGAAACGCTGTCGTTTAACGTCGGCACGCCTTCTGACATTTTCGGCGACGTTCTCGAACTCGACGTCTACCACGACAAGAACCACGGCCCTACCCGGAGGAACAACTCTTTGGGACGTTTAAAGCTTAGTTCTACGCAGTTCGTGAAAAAAGGCGAAGAGGCTCTCATATATTACGCGCTCGAGAAGAAGTACTTACTCAGCATGATCCAAGGCGAAATTGGCTTGAAGATTTACTACGTAGACGAGGAGGTACCGCCTCAACTTCCACCGGAGCAGAAAGAGCCACCACTGCCACCGCCGCCGCCATCGCAGGAATCAGAGACAAAACCACCGGCTGAGCCTGAGAAAGTTGAAGAACAACCGAAGGTAGAGGCTGACGCGAAGCCGGAATGTGACGAGGCTAAAGAAGAGACAACTGAAAACGGTAACGCAGAAGAAAAAGCAGATCCAGAAGTTGAAAAGCCACCTGAGTCGGTGCATGAAGAACCTGAACCAAATGGAAGCGTGGATCAGGTGGATCCGGGAGTACCAGAAATACCTGCGCAGCCTCCTTTAAACGTTGATGTTATGGCGGCGTCGGTGTCAAGGTCGAGTTCTGAGGTACGATTCAGTGGGATGAACGCTCCACAGCCAATAAGAAGGGTTGCGTCAACGGCAAGCTTTACATCGGAAGCTTCTTCTTCCGATAGTGTTTTGATCGAACGGTCCACGTTTGATCTCGTGGAGAAGATGCACTACCTCTTTGTTCATGTGGTGAAGGCGAGGTACTTGCCTACCAACGGTAACCCGGTGGTGAAGATAGCGGTTTCCGGTAACCAAGTCATGTCCAGACCAGCTCGCAAGACCACGTTATTCGAGTGGAACCAGGCTTTCGCTTTCAGCCGCGACGCACCAGATTCTTCCCCCATTCTTGAGGTCTCCGTGTGGGACCCCGCTATTTCTGACGGTCGAAGCTTGCTTGGTGGAGTATGCTTTGACGTAACAGAAATTCCTGTGAGGGACCCACCGGATAGCCCTTTGGCCCCACAGTGGTACAGGCTAGAAGGAGGTGGAGCCCAACACGGTGATCTCATGCTTGCCACGTGGCTCGGCACACAAGCTGACGAATCATTTGCGGACGCGTGGAAAAGTGACACACATGGCCACGTTAACTCTAGAGCCAAGGTGTATCAGTCACCGAAGCTGTGGTACTTACGAGCCACTGTTCTTGAAGCTCAAGATATCATGCCGTTAACGTCGTCAAAGGAGGTTTCGTTTCAAGTTAAAGCTCAACTTGGATTTCAGGTGCTGAAGTCAAAGGCTTCCGTTGCTCGAAACGGCACCGCTTTGTGGAATGAAGATTTACTCTTTGTAGCGGCAGAGCCTGTTAGTGGAGACCTCGTTTTCACTTTGGAAATCCGGCAACCCAAAGCGCCGGTGACAATGGGAATTCTTATGATACCACTGGCCTCAATTGAAAGGAGAGTGGATGACCGGAACGTCGCGTCGCGTTGGTTCACATTCGAAGATCCAAACGAGGAAAAGAGTTCTTACAAAGGCAGAGTCCACTTACGCTTGTGCTTTGACGGAGGGTATCACGTGATGGATGAGTCAGCTCACGTGTGTAGCGATTTTCGCCCAACGGCGAGGCAACTTTGGAAGCCAGCAGTTGGCACAGTTGAGCTTGGAATAATCGGTTGCAAGAACTTGATACCGATGAAGACGGTGAACGGTAAAAGCTCAACAGATGGATACTGCGTAGCCAAATACGGCAACAAATGGGTACGTACACGAACTGTATCTGATACATTAGAGCCAAAGTGGAATGAGCAGTACACGTGGAAGGTATACGATCCTTGCACAGTTTTAACCATTGGAGTATTCGATAGTTGGGGTGTATTCGAAGTGGACAGTCCTAAAGAATCTACTAGACCCGATTTCCGTATAGGAAAGGTACGTATCCGTATTTCTACGCTCCAAACGGGTCGTGTGTACAGAAATACGTACCCGCTACTAGTCCTGACACATGCTGGTTTGAAGAAGATGGGTGAAATAGAGATAGCAATTAGGTTCATTCGAACGACTCAGCGGCTAGATTTTCTCCACGTGTACTCACAACCGATGCTGCCACTAATGCACCACATAAAGCCATTGGGGGTGGTGCAACAGGAAGTGCTGCGGAACACGGCGGTGAAAATGGTGGCGATGCACTTGTCGAGATCGGAGCCGCCGCTGAGAAAGGAAGTTGTCTACTACATGCTGGATGCCGATTCTCACAACTTCAGCATGAGAAAAGTGCGTGCGAATTGGTATAGGATAATTAACGTGGTCGCCGGAGTCATCGATATCGTACGGTGGATTGACGATACACGTGGATGGAAGAATCCAACGGCCACGATCCTTGTTCACGCGCTTTTAGTTATGCTAGTGTGGTTTCCAGATCTGATCATTCCAACATTTTTGTTCTACGTCTTCGTGATTGGTGCATGGAACTACAGGTTTCGTTCGCGTGACCCACTTCCACATTTTGATCCCAAAATTTCGCTTGCTGAGGTGGTGGATAGAGAGGAGCTGGATGAAGAGTTTGATGCTGTGCCAAGCAGTGGTTCATCGGAGATGGTGCGAGCGAGGTATGATAAGTTGCGTACGCTTGGGGCGCGCGTGCAAACTGTGCTAGGAGATTTTGCCACGCAAGGAGAGCGCGTGCAGGCGCTGGTGACGTGGCGTGATCCACGTGCCACGGGGATGTTTGTTTTGTTGTGCTTGGTTGTGGCGTTGATACTGTACTTGGTGCCGTCGAAGATGGTGGCGATGGCGGCTGGGTTCTACTATCTTCGGCACCCTATCTTCCGTGATAGGTCTCCTTCTCCGGCGTTGAACTTCTTTCGGAGGCTTCCATCTTTGTCAGATAGAATCATGTAA